A single Drosophila ananassae strain 14024-0371.13 chromosome 3L, ASM1763931v2, whole genome shotgun sequence DNA region contains:
- the LOC6495101 gene encoding cytochrome P450 9b2 has translation MALLEICIGLLALSFLIYKWGTSSFNAFDGRNLPFEKPWPFLGNMASSALQKMSFQKQLSEFYNRNRQHKVVGLFNMKTPMVQINDPELIKKICVKDFDHFPNHQNFMNSKERLLNDMITVMRDQRWKKMRNTLSPVFTAAKMRNMFTLMNDGFAECLQHLGTQSTSKGFEIDMKVLFNKLSNDIIATTAFGLKVNSFDNPGNEFYEIGQALVFSRGIQLLKFFLLAIMPTLFNFFKMTIFESSKVDYFVRLVVEAMKYRQEHNINRPDMIQLLMEAKNEGEDNWTDDEIAAQCFIFFFAAFENNANLLCTTSFELLHNPNIQERLYEEAKEIQKSLNGGSLTYDAVQKMTYMDMVVSESLRKWTLAAATDRFCSKDYTLTDENGNVLFDFKAGDRVNIPIAGIHWDDRYFPDPQKFDPERFSEERKNELVPYTYLPFGVGPRNCIGNRYALMQVKGMLYNLILQYKIEASPKTIKDLWESARGFNLTPKSGFWITLVPRK, from the exons ATGGCTCTACTGGAAATTTGTATTGGCCTTCTGGCCCTGAGCTTTCTGATCTACAAGTGGGGTACATCATCATTCAACGCCTTCGATGGTCGGAATCTGCCTTTTGAAAAGCCCTGGCCATTTTTGGGCAACATGGCCAGCTCGGCCCTTCAGAAGATGTCTTTTCAGAAACAGCTGAGCGAGTTCTACAATCGTAACCGGCAACA CAAAGTTGTCGGTTTGTTTAACATGAAAACCCCCATGGTCCAGATCAACGATCCCGAGTTAATCAAGAAGATCTGCGTCAAGGACTTCGATCACTTTCCCAACCATCAGAACTTCATGAACTCCAAGGAGCGCTTGCTCAACGACATGATTACGGTGATGAGGGACCAGCGTTGGAAGAAGATGCGGAATACCCTGTCCCCGGTCTTCACGGCCGCCAAGATGAGGAATATGTTTACCCTGATGAACGACGGATTCGCCGAGTGCCTCCAGCACTTGGGTACCCAATCGACTTCAAAAGGTTTTGAGATAGACATGAAGGTGCTTTTTAATAAGCTCTCAAACGATATCATTGCCACAACGGCTTTCGGGCTAAAGGTGAACTCCTTTGACAATCCTGGCAACGAGTTCTACGAGATCGGGCAGGCATTGGTGTTCTCTAGAGGAATACAGCTCCTTAAGTTCTTCTTGCTTGCTATCATGCCGACCTTGTTTAAT TTCTTCAAAATGACCATTTTTGAGAGCAGCAAAGTGGATTACTTTGTGCGTCTGGTAGTGGAAGCCATGAAGTATCGCCAGGAGCACAACATCAACCGCCCCGACATGATTCAGCTCCTTATGGAGGCCAAGAATGAGGGCGAGGACAATTGGACGGATGACGAGATCGCGGCCCAGTGCTTCATTTTCTTCTTTGCCGCCTTCGAGAACAACGCAAACTTGCTCTGCACCACTTCCTTCGAGCTGTTGCATAACCCGAACATCCAGGAGCGACTCTACGAGGAGGCAAAGGAAATCCAAAAGTCCCTCAACGGCGGCTCTCTTACCTACGACGCTGTCCAGAAGATGACCTACATGGACATGGTGGTGTCGGAATCGCTCAGGAAGTGGACTCTGGCAGCTGCCACTGATCGCTTTTGTTCCAAGGACTACACCCTCACCGATGAGAATGGCAACGTTCTTTTTGACTTTAAGGCGGGAGACCGGGTGAATATTCCCATCGCAGGCATCCACTGGGACGACCGCTACTTCCCGGATCCTCAGAAATTCGATCCTGAAAGGTTTAGCGAGGAGCGAAAGAATGAATTGGTTCCCTACACCTATTTGCCATTTGGCGTTGGTCCTCGTAACTGCATTG GCAATCGCTATGCCCTGATGCAGGTCAAGGGAATGCTGTATAACCTGATTCTTCAATACAAAATCGAAGCATCTCCGAAGACCATTAAGGATCTCTGGGAGTCTGCCCGTGGGTTTAACTTGACTCCCAAATCTGGCTTCTGGATCACATTGGTACCCcgcaaataa
- the LOC6495100 gene encoding cytochrome P450 9b2, producing MHLGSEEVRTDKQSGINWRVLRRASSVLTKLATSALQQQLSIMAVLEIALALLAIIVLIYWWSIATFKTFEQRNLPFEKPYPFFGNMKRSALQKISNHKELTEFYSRTRHHKVVGFFSLRTPMVQINDPELIKKICVKDFDYFPNHQLLITTNERLLNDMVNTMRDQRWKKMRNTLTPVFTAAKMRSMFVLMNDSFGECVQHLGDQSQATGFEVDVKVLFQKLTSDVIATTAFGLKVNSFENPKNEFYRVGSTLIFTRGIQFFKFTLSALMPKLFTFFNMKIFDGAKVDYFVGLVVDAMKQREKLNISRPDMIQLMMEAKKESTVNWSDDEIVAQCFIFFFAALDNNTNLTCITAYELLHNPDIQQRLYEEILETKESLNGGPVTYDTVQKMTYMDMVISETLRKWSLAPTTDRVCSKDYTLTDEDGTKLFDFKVGDRISIPIAGLHGDDRYFPEPRKFDPERFSEERKGDMVPFTYLPFGAGPRSCIASRFAQMQVKGMLYHLLLNYKIEESPRTIKDMWESARSFRLTPASGFYMQLVPRN from the exons ATGCACTTAGGCTCTGAAGAGGTTAGGACTGATAAACAATCGGGTATAAATTGGAGGGTCCTACGCCGCGCTAGCTCAGTTCTCACTAAACTTGCAACTTCAGcactacaacaacaactatCAATCATGGCTGTCTTAGAAATAGCTTTGGCCCTTCTGGCCATTATCGTGCTCATCTACTGGTGGTCTATTGCCACATTTAAGACTTTTGAACAACGTAACCTGCCCTTCGAAAAGCCATATCCATTTTTTGGCAATATGAAACGATCTGCTCTCCAGAAAATCTCCAACCACAAAGAATTAACCGAGTTTTACTCTCGCACGCGTCACCA CAAAGTCGTAGGCTTTTTTAGTCTTCGCACCCCAATGGTCCAGATAAACGATCCCGAACTGATCAAGAAGATCTGCGTCAAGGATTTCGACTACTTCCCCAACCACCAGCTCCTGATAACCACCAATGAGCGTCTGCTGAACGACATGGTCAACACAATGAGGGATCAGCGTTGGAAAAAGATGCGGAACACCCTGACCCCGGTCTTTACGGCCGCCAAGATGCGGAGCATGTTTGTCCTCATGAACGACAGTTTCGGGGAGTGCGTCCAGCACTTGGGGGATCAATCCCAAGCCACCGGCTTCGAGGTCGATGTGAAAGTTCTGTTCCAAAAGCTAACCAGCGATGTTATCGCCACAACGGCATTTGGCTTGAAGGTAAATTCTTTCGAAAATCCAAAGAATGAGTTCTATCGAGTGGGCTCGACTCTGATTTTCACGCGCGGAATACAGTTCTTCAAGTTTACGCTATCGGCCCTCATGCCCAAGCTTTTTACA TTCTTCAACATGAAGATATTTGATGGCGCCAAAGTGGACTACTTCGTTGGCCTTGTGGTCGATGCCATGAAGCAGCGCGAGAAACTGAACATATCGCGTCCCGATATGATCCAGTTGATGATGGAGGCTAAGAAGGAGTCGACAGTAAATTGGAGCGATGACGAGATCGTGGCCCAGTGCTTCATCTTTTTCTTCGCCGCCCTTGACAACAACACCAACCTGACCTGCATAACTGCCTACGAGCTGCTCCACAATCCCGACATCCAGCAGCGACTATATGAGGAGATCTTGGAAACTAAGGAATCCCTAAATGGCGGCCCAGTTACCTACGATACTGTGCAGAAAATGACATACATGGACATGGTTATATCGGAGACACTACGCAAGTGGTCTCTTGCGCCTACCACAGATCGGGTCTGCTCCAAGGACTACACCCTTACCGACGAGGACGGCACAAAGCTCTTTGATTTTAAGGTCGGAGATCGCATCTCAATTCCCATAGCCGGACTGCACGGAGACGACCGATACTTCCCGGAGCCCAGAAAGTTTGATCCCGAGCGTTTCAGCGAGGAGCGAAAGGGGGATATGGTTCCCTTTACTTATCTACCTTTTGGCGCCGGACCTCGTAGCTGCATTG CGAGTCGATTTGCTCAAATGCAGGTGAAGGGAATGCTTTACcatttattgctaaattataaGATCGAGGAATCTCCGAGGACCATCAAGGATATGTGGGAGTCGGCACGCAGCTTCAGACTGACGCCCGCTTCTGGATTCTATATGCAATTGGTACCACGAAATTAA
- the LOC6495102 gene encoding cytochrome P450 9b2: protein MALLEISIAILVLGLLLYKWGTSTFRTFEERKLHYEKPFPFLGNMVGSALNRSSFQKDLSEFYDRTRHHKVVGFFNLRTPMVQINDPELIKKVCIKDFDHFPNHQFFLNIKERLINDMLNVMRDQRWKHMRNTLTPVFTAAKMRSMFTLMNDGFGECLQYLGAQSSKKGFEVDMKVLFNKLSNDVIATTAFGLKVNSFDNPANEFYQIGQSLVFSRGIQFFKFMMFILMPKVFKILKLTIFESSKVEYFVSLVVEAIKYREKHNIHRPDMIQLLMEAKKEGGENWTDDEIVAQCFIFFFAAFENNSNLLCTTSFELLHNPDIQERLYEEAKEIQESLNGGSLTYDAVQKMTYMDMVVSESLRKWTLAAATDRHCAKDYTLTDDDGNVLFDFKVGDRLNIPIAGLHWDDRYFPDPQKFDPERFSEERKNELIPYTYLPFGVGPRNCIGNRYALMQVKGMLYNLILQYKIEASPRTIKDLWGSARGFNLTPRSGFWMRLVPRK, encoded by the exons ATGGCTCTTTTAGAAATTAGCATCGCCATTTTGGTCCTTGGGCTTCTGCTCTACAAGTGGGGCACCTCCACCTTCAGGACCTTCGAAGAAAGAAAGCTTCACTATGAGAAGCCTTTCCCATTCTTGGGCAACATGGTTGGTTCGGCGTTAAATAGATCATCGTTTCAGAAAGATCTCTCAGAATTCTACGATCGAACTCGTCACCA CAAAGTGGTGGGCTTTTTTAATCTGCGTACCCCCATGGTCCAGATAAACGATCCCGAGCTGATAAAGAAGGTCTGTATCAAGGACTTTGACCACTTTCCCAACCACCAATTCTTCCTGAACATCAAAGAGCGACTGATAAACGATATGCTTAACGTGATGAGAGATCAGCGGTGGAAGCACATGAGAAACACCCTGACCCCAGTCTTTACGGCCGCAAAGATGCGGAGTATGTTCACCCTGATGAACGATGGGTTCGGCGAGTGCCTCCAGTACCTGGGCGCCCAATCGAGCAAAAAAGGTTTTGAGGTCGACATGAAGGTGCTTTTCAATAAGCTCTCCAACGATGTGATCGCCACAACGGCCTTCGGTCTAAAGGTCAACTCCTTCGATAACCCCGCAAATGAGTTCTACCAGATCGGACAGTCCCTCGTTTTCTCTCGGGGAATTCAGTTCTTTAAGTTTATGATGTTCATCCTCATGCCCAAAGTATTCAAG ATTCTCAAATTGACAATTTTTGAGAGCAGTAAGGTGGAATACTTTGTGAGCCTGGTGGTAGAAGCCATAAAATATCGGGAGAAACACAACATCCACCGGCCCGATATGATTCAGCTCCTCATGGAAGCCAAGAAGGAGGGAGGAGAAAATTGGACGGATGACGAAATCGTGGCCCAGTGCTTCATTTTCTTCTTTGCCGCCTTCGAGAACAATTCCAACTTGCTCTGCACCACTTCCTTTGAGTTGTTGCACAATCCCGACATCCAGGAACGACTCTACGAGGAGGCAAAGGAAATCCAAGAGTCCCTCAACGGCGGCTCTCTTACCTACGACGCTGTCCAGAAGATGACCTACATGGACATGGTGGTGTCGGAATCGCTCAGGAAGTGGACTCTGGCAGCTGCCACCGATCGCCACTGTGCCAAGGACTACACCCTCACCGACGATGATGGCAACGTTCTCTTTGACTTTAAGGTGGGTGACAGGCTCAACATTCCCATCGCAGGCCTCCACTGGGACGACCGCTACTTCCCGGATCCTCAGAAATTCGATCCAGAAAGGTTTAGCGAGGAGCGAAAGAATGAATTGATTCCCTACACCTATTTGCCATTTGGCGTTGGTCCTCGAAACTGCATTG GCAATCGCTATGCCCTGATGCAGGTCAAGGGAATGCTGTACAACCTGATTCTCCAGTACAAAATCGAAGCCTCGCCTCGCACTATCAAGGATCTCTGGGGCTCGGCTCGAGGATTCAACTTGACGCCCAGGAGTGGCTTCTGGATGCGTTTGGTGCCACGAAAATAG